A window of Paenibacillus sp. 19GGS1-52 contains these coding sequences:
- the atpA gene encoding F0F1 ATP synthase subunit alpha: MGIRPEEISTLIKSQIEQYKSDIEVAEIGTVIQVGDGIARVYGLENAMAGELLEFSNGVVGMALNLEESNVGVVILGEYTAIREGDQVKRTGQIMQVPVGEALLGRVVNALGQPLDGKGPIVTNEFRPVENNAPGVIDRKSVHEPMQTGLKAIDAMVPIGRGQRELIIGDRQTGKTAIAIDAIINQKGNGMKCIYVAIGQKQSTVAQVVETLRKHGALEYTIIVTASASEPSPLLYIAPYAGCAMGEYFMYKGEHVLIIYDDLSKQASAYRELSLLLRRPPGREAFPGDVFYLHSRLLERAAKLSDELGGGSLTALPFIETQASDVSAYIPTNVISITDGQIFLESDLFYSGQRPAINVGISVSRVGGSAQIKAMKKVAGSLRLDLAQYRELQAFSQFGSDLDKSTLARLNRGARMMEVLKQGVNQPLSVEHQVISLYTAVKGHLDDIPVKDVKRFEKEFLAYMESNSSEVIKSITDTKDLTADNEAALIAAIDKFKKGFATS; this comes from the coding sequence TTGGGCATCAGACCTGAAGAGATCAGCACTTTGATCAAAAGTCAAATTGAGCAATATAAATCCGATATCGAAGTTGCTGAAATTGGCACCGTCATTCAAGTCGGCGACGGTATCGCCCGTGTCTACGGTCTGGAAAACGCAATGGCAGGCGAACTGCTAGAGTTCTCCAACGGAGTAGTGGGTATGGCACTCAATCTGGAAGAAAGCAACGTCGGCGTTGTTATTCTGGGTGAGTACACAGCAATTCGTGAAGGCGATCAAGTAAAACGTACAGGACAAATTATGCAGGTTCCGGTTGGCGAAGCACTGCTGGGACGTGTAGTCAATGCACTTGGCCAGCCGCTTGACGGCAAAGGTCCAATCGTTACGAATGAATTCCGTCCGGTAGAGAACAATGCACCGGGTGTTATCGATCGTAAATCGGTTCATGAACCGATGCAGACAGGTCTTAAAGCGATTGACGCCATGGTGCCGATTGGTCGCGGACAACGCGAACTTATCATTGGTGACCGTCAAACAGGTAAAACAGCAATCGCGATTGATGCGATTATTAACCAAAAAGGCAACGGCATGAAATGTATCTATGTTGCCATCGGTCAAAAACAATCCACAGTAGCACAGGTTGTAGAAACTCTACGCAAGCATGGTGCTCTGGAATATACAATTATCGTAACTGCTTCGGCTTCTGAGCCATCTCCACTGTTGTATATTGCTCCATACGCAGGTTGTGCAATGGGTGAATACTTCATGTACAAGGGTGAGCATGTACTGATCATTTATGATGACCTTTCGAAGCAAGCGTCCGCTTATCGAGAATTATCCTTGCTGCTTCGTCGCCCACCGGGCCGGGAAGCTTTCCCTGGTGACGTGTTCTACTTGCACTCCCGTCTTCTAGAGCGTGCAGCTAAGCTTAGTGATGAGCTTGGTGGTGGTTCATTAACCGCTCTGCCATTTATCGAAACACAGGCCTCCGATGTATCGGCTTACATTCCTACGAACGTAATTTCGATTACAGATGGTCAAATTTTCCTTGAATCAGACCTTTTCTACTCTGGTCAACGTCCGGCTATTAACGTGGGTATCTCTGTATCACGTGTAGGTGGTTCGGCGCAGATTAAAGCGATGAAGAAGGTTGCCGGTTCACTCCGTCTGGATCTTGCCCAATACCGTGAACTTCAGGCGTTCTCACAATTCGGTTCCGATCTTGATAAATCTACACTAGCCCGTCTAAATCGTGGTGCCCGTATGATGGAAGTTCTGAAGCAAGGTGTGAATCAGCCATTGTCTGTTGAGCATCAGGTCATCAGCTTGTACACAGCTGTAAAAGGACATCTTGATGATATCCCTGTTAAGGACGTTAAACGTTTTGAGAAGGAATTCCTGGCATACATGGAGAGTAATTCATCTGAAGTCATTAAATCCATCACAGATACAAAGGATTTGACTGCAGATAATGAAGCTGCTCTGATTGCTGCTATTGATAAGTTTAAAAAAGGCTTCGCTACTAGCTAA
- the atpG gene encoding ATP synthase F1 subunit gamma, with product MARSMRDIKRQIKSVQNTRQITKAMEMVAASKLRKAQEKAEAARPYSEKLKEVVTSIAGSTEGIQHPMLVSRPVKRTAYFIVTSDRGLAGGYNANILRKLTLLIAEKHKSKDEYGIFVIGRKGRDFLRRREYPIVEEVTELSDTPKFADIKSIAYSAVQQFESGVFDELYLCYNQFVNAMTQVPTVDRLLPMETVGKKEQHGVTAMYEYEPSPEGVLEVLLPKYAETLIYSAILNGKASELGAKMTAMGSATKNASKMIGELTLTYNRARQAAITQEITEIVAGANAQS from the coding sequence ATGGCAAGAAGCATGCGTGATATTAAACGTCAAATTAAGAGCGTTCAAAACACCCGACAGATCACAAAAGCGATGGAGATGGTAGCTGCCTCCAAGCTGAGAAAGGCACAGGAGAAAGCGGAAGCGGCCCGTCCTTACTCAGAGAAGCTCAAAGAGGTCGTAACGAGTATTGCTGGTAGCACTGAAGGCATTCAGCATCCAATGCTGGTCAGCCGCCCTGTGAAGAGAACAGCTTATTTCATTGTCACCTCAGATAGAGGGCTTGCGGGGGGATATAACGCTAATATTTTGCGTAAATTGACATTGCTCATCGCGGAGAAACACAAATCCAAAGACGAGTACGGCATATTTGTGATCGGCCGTAAGGGCCGTGATTTTCTACGCCGCCGTGAATATCCGATTGTAGAAGAGGTTACCGAACTTTCTGATACACCGAAGTTTGCCGATATCAAGTCGATTGCCTACTCTGCAGTACAGCAGTTTGAATCGGGCGTATTTGATGAGCTGTACCTTTGTTATAATCAATTCGTCAATGCAATGACTCAAGTGCCAACCGTTGACCGGCTTCTGCCGATGGAGACCGTTGGGAAGAAAGAACAGCATGGAGTAACTGCAATGTATGAATATGAGCCATCACCGGAAGGTGTATTGGAAGTATTGCTTCCTAAATATGCCGAAACTTTGATTTATAGCGCAATTCTGAATGGCAAGGCCAGCGAGCTGGGTGCGAAGATGACAGCGATGGGCAGTGCTACGAAGAACGCCTCGAAAATGATCGGAGAACTTACTCTTACGTACAACCGCGCACGTCAAGCGGCAATTACGCAGGAAATCACCGAGATTGTGGCCGGAGCGAACGCGCAGTCCTAA
- the atpD gene encoding F0F1 ATP synthase subunit beta, which produces MNKGRVVSIMGPVVDIEFERGQLPEIFNAIKIETSLDNGRKIDLTLEVSNHLGDNVVRCIAMSSTDGLVRGLDAFDQGSPISVPVGVATLGRVFNVLGNPIDNGGEVVADRNPIHRLAPTFDELSTQAEILETGIKVIDLLAPYAKGGKVGLFGGAGVGKTVTIQELINNIAQEHGGISVFAGVGERTREGNDLYHEMTESGVIKKTAMVFGQMNEPPGARLRVALTGLTMAEYFRDVEGRDTLLFIDNIFRFTQAGSEVSALLGRMPSAVGYQPTLATEMGQLQERITSTKKGSVTSIQAIYVPADDYTDPAPATAFAHLDATTNLERKISEKGIFPAVDPLASSSRLLAPEIVGEEHYNVAQGVKQLLQRYTELQDIIAILGMDELSEEDKVIVARARKVERFLSQPFHVAEQFTGFKGKYVPIKETVRSFKEILEGKHDDLPEVAFLFVGVIEEAVEKAKTL; this is translated from the coding sequence ATGAATAAAGGACGCGTTGTAAGCATTATGGGTCCGGTTGTGGATATTGAATTCGAACGCGGCCAGCTGCCCGAGATATTCAACGCTATTAAAATTGAAACCAGCTTGGATAATGGCCGCAAGATTGATCTGACCCTTGAGGTTTCCAATCATCTGGGAGATAACGTGGTACGTTGTATTGCCATGTCTTCCACAGATGGACTGGTTCGCGGTCTAGATGCGTTTGATCAGGGAAGTCCAATTTCGGTTCCAGTGGGTGTCGCGACGTTAGGCCGGGTGTTTAACGTGCTGGGCAATCCAATTGATAACGGTGGCGAAGTTGTTGCTGATAGAAATCCAATTCACCGTCTTGCTCCGACATTCGATGAATTGTCGACCCAAGCGGAGATTCTGGAAACTGGAATAAAGGTAATCGATCTGCTCGCACCTTATGCCAAGGGTGGTAAGGTTGGCCTGTTCGGCGGTGCCGGTGTTGGTAAAACGGTAACCATTCAGGAGCTAATCAATAACATCGCTCAAGAACACGGCGGTATCTCCGTATTCGCAGGTGTTGGTGAACGTACGCGTGAAGGTAATGACTTGTATCATGAAATGACGGAGTCAGGCGTTATCAAGAAGACAGCAATGGTATTCGGACAAATGAATGAGCCTCCAGGTGCACGTCTGCGTGTAGCTCTGACAGGTCTGACTATGGCGGAATATTTCCGTGATGTAGAAGGCCGCGATACGCTGCTCTTTATCGATAATATATTCCGCTTTACCCAAGCGGGTTCCGAAGTATCCGCACTGCTTGGCCGTATGCCATCCGCAGTAGGTTATCAACCAACGTTGGCTACAGAAATGGGCCAATTGCAAGAACGTATTACCTCTACCAAAAAAGGTTCTGTTACTTCCATTCAGGCGATCTACGTACCGGCGGATGATTACACTGACCCCGCTCCGGCAACGGCGTTTGCCCACTTGGATGCTACCACCAACTTGGAACGTAAAATTTCTGAGAAGGGGATCTTCCCAGCGGTTGATCCACTGGCTTCCAGCTCGCGTTTGTTGGCTCCAGAAATTGTTGGCGAAGAGCATTATAATGTGGCACAAGGCGTTAAACAGCTGCTTCAGCGCTACACAGAGCTTCAGGACATCATTGCCATTTTGGGTATGGATGAATTGAGTGAAGAAGATAAGGTTATTGTGGCCCGCGCTCGTAAGGTTGAGCGTTTCCTTTCACAGCCTTTCCACGTAGCTGAGCAGTTCACCGGTTTCAAAGGTAAATATGTGCCGATTAAAGAAACCGTACGCAGCTTCAAGGAAATTTTAGAAGGTAAGCATGATGATCTTCCGGAAGTAGCTTTCCTTTTTGTGGGCGTTATTGAAGAAGCAGTTGAAAAAGCAAAAACGCTGTAA
- a CDS encoding F0F1 ATP synthase subunit epsilon: MNTFLLEIVTPEHLVYSKQVNSLTVKGADGDLGILPGHIPLVTPLQVAPMSVKADGVTITVAVHGGFVEVHKDKVTVLAESAELPKDIDIERAEAAKERAQRRLQSRSKQDDVDHRRAELALQRAVTRIKVSTGKGQQ; the protein is encoded by the coding sequence GTGAATACCTTTTTGTTGGAAATTGTCACGCCGGAGCATCTTGTCTACTCCAAGCAGGTTAATAGCTTGACGGTAAAGGGAGCCGATGGCGATTTGGGTATTTTGCCGGGACACATTCCGCTTGTGACTCCACTTCAGGTTGCTCCGATGTCCGTCAAAGCGGATGGTGTTACAATCACTGTTGCTGTTCATGGCGGTTTCGTTGAAGTGCACAAAGATAAGGTGACGGTACTGGCTGAAAGTGCTGAGCTGCCTAAAGATATCGACATTGAGCGTGCTGAAGCTGCTAAAGAACGGGCACAACGCCGTCTGCAGTCGCGGAGTAAACAGGATGATGTTGATCACCGCCGTGCAGAATTAGCGCTGCAACGCGCTGTTACACGGATTAAAGTTTCCACAGGAAAAGGACAACAGTAA
- a CDS encoding DUF1146 family protein: MELLSTIGSSGVVSMTVSLFCVAISWWALQNLKLELVIRYPKSPQGRLLHLLLAIVLGHFVAGFLLEYMGWSGQIRNMF, translated from the coding sequence ATGGAGTTGTTAAGCACAATCGGCAGCAGTGGTGTGGTCTCAATGACCGTATCTCTGTTCTGTGTGGCAATATCTTGGTGGGCTTTGCAGAACCTAAAGCTCGAGTTGGTCATAAGATATCCCAAGAGTCCTCAGGGGCGGCTGTTGCATTTGCTGCTGGCTATTGTCCTGGGCCATTTCGTGGCGGGGTTTCTGCTGGAGTACATGGGCTGGAGCGGACAGATCCGTAATATGTTTTAA
- the murA gene encoding UDP-N-acetylglucosamine 1-carboxyvinyltransferase produces MSKFIVRGGNRLTGTVKVSGAKNSVLPIIAASLLAEEGISIIVDAPPLDDVMTISKVLESLGAGVTYHNDIIEVDARNITSCEADYEWVRKMRASFLVMGPLLSRFGHTRISLPGGCAIGTRPIDQHLKGFEALGAEISLGQGYIEAKINGRLRGAKLYLDVASVGATENIMMAASLAEGVTVIENAAKEPEIVDLANYINGMGGIVRGAGTGVIRIEGVERLHGTRHHVIPDRIEAGTYMVAAAITGGDVYVEGAIADHLGPVISKMEEMGVTIIPDENGIRVISDKPLKAVDLKTLPYPGFPTDMQSQMMALLLRSEGTSVVTETVFENRFMHVDEFHNMNAEIKIEGRSAIVTGNANLVGAKVCATDLRAGAALILAGLVADGTTEVSGTHHIDRGYVHLAEKLSGIGADIWRISMEETAVPTVKEETLKVEAVKSESFKSEESKLRFQIQPSWV; encoded by the coding sequence ATGAGTAAATTTATCGTCCGCGGTGGCAACAGATTGACCGGGACCGTGAAAGTTAGCGGCGCGAAAAATTCCGTACTACCGATCATAGCCGCCTCTTTATTGGCCGAAGAAGGAATAAGCATTATAGTGGACGCACCTCCGCTTGATGATGTAATGACGATTAGCAAGGTATTAGAGTCACTGGGTGCAGGTGTTACATACCACAATGATATTATTGAGGTCGATGCCAGAAATATTACCTCATGTGAAGCAGATTATGAATGGGTACGTAAGATGAGAGCTTCTTTTTTAGTAATGGGTCCTCTATTATCAAGATTTGGTCATACACGTATTTCCTTACCTGGCGGCTGTGCAATCGGCACACGACCTATTGACCAGCATTTAAAAGGATTTGAAGCGCTTGGTGCTGAGATCAGTCTTGGCCAGGGCTACATTGAAGCGAAAATTAACGGTCGGCTGCGTGGAGCTAAATTGTACTTGGATGTAGCGAGCGTAGGAGCGACTGAAAATATAATGATGGCGGCATCATTGGCTGAAGGCGTGACCGTAATAGAGAATGCTGCTAAAGAGCCGGAGATTGTTGATTTAGCAAATTATATTAACGGCATGGGCGGCATTGTCCGTGGTGCTGGCACAGGCGTTATTCGTATTGAAGGTGTTGAGCGGCTTCATGGCACAAGACATCATGTGATCCCGGACCGCATTGAGGCGGGTACCTATATGGTTGCTGCAGCAATTACGGGCGGCGATGTATACGTGGAAGGCGCGATTGCCGATCATTTAGGCCCAGTTATCTCCAAGATGGAAGAAATGGGTGTAACGATTATCCCTGACGAGAATGGTATTCGCGTAATTAGTGACAAGCCGCTTAAGGCTGTGGATTTGAAGACTTTGCCATATCCGGGTTTTCCTACAGATATGCAATCCCAAATGATGGCTTTGCTGCTTCGTTCGGAAGGTACCAGCGTGGTCACTGAAACGGTATTTGAGAATCGCTTTATGCATGTAGATGAATTTCATAACATGAATGCAGAGATCAAGATCGAAGGCCGCTCCGCCATTGTTACGGGGAATGCCAATTTGGTTGGGGCCAAGGTATGTGCTACAGACCTGCGTGCAGGCGCGGCACTTATTCTGGCTGGGCTTGTGGCCGACGGCACTACGGAAGTTAGCGGCACTCATCATATTGATCGCGGATATGTGCATTTGGCTGAGAAGTTGTCAGGAATTGGTGCTGATATTTGGCGTATTTCAATGGAAGAGACAGCAGTGCCTACTGTGAAAGAAGAAACTCTTAAAGTGGAAGCTGTCAAAAGTGAATCGTTCAAAAGTGAAGAGTCTAAGCTACGTTTTCAGATTCAACCGTCTTGGGTATAA
- the spoIID gene encoding stage II sporulation protein D: protein MAVPAATATPAQPGTAADAAAQPQVSVYLSQSGQIETLPLEDYVSGVIAAEMPADFELEALKAQAVAARTFIVRRLRAGDVSGVPVPGADVTDTISHQAYVSAATLEREWAHGGKSAELAKLRRAVLETRGIIMTYKGEPITASFFASSGGYTENSEDYWNAAVPYLRSVASPWEKGITPNYAVTYTFSTSELLNKLGVADKAVPASKDINHSAKAQSVASSSSGITIELLSLTTGHRIKQISIGGTLFTGREVREKLGLRSSQFTWKRKGNEIFITTYGNGHGVGMSQWGANGMAKEGSTATQILKHYYSGISFCQVSTLLKK, encoded by the coding sequence GTGGCCGTGCCGGCCGCCACGGCCACCCCGGCGCAGCCGGGAACGGCTGCGGACGCCGCCGCGCAGCCGCAGGTCTCCGTCTATTTGTCGCAGAGCGGACAAATAGAGACGTTGCCGCTGGAGGACTACGTCAGCGGCGTGATTGCGGCCGAGATGCCGGCCGACTTTGAGCTCGAAGCGCTCAAAGCGCAGGCCGTAGCGGCCCGCACCTTTATCGTCCGCCGCCTGCGGGCAGGCGACGTCAGTGGCGTTCCCGTTCCGGGAGCGGATGTAACCGATACAATAAGCCATCAGGCTTATGTATCGGCGGCCACGCTGGAACGGGAGTGGGCGCACGGCGGCAAGAGCGCCGAGCTGGCAAAGCTTCGCCGCGCGGTCCTGGAGACGCGCGGGATCATAATGACCTATAAAGGAGAACCGATTACGGCATCCTTTTTCGCCTCCAGTGGCGGATACACCGAGAACTCGGAGGATTACTGGAATGCGGCTGTACCATACCTGCGCAGCGTGGCGAGCCCTTGGGAGAAAGGAATTACGCCCAATTATGCAGTCACTTATACATTTAGCACTTCAGAATTACTAAATAAACTGGGTGTAGCGGATAAGGCAGTCCCTGCCTCCAAGGATATTAACCACTCTGCCAAAGCACAGTCAGTTGCTTCATCGTCATCCGGAATAACCATAGAACTACTATCGCTCACTACTGGACACCGGATCAAGCAAATCTCGATCGGGGGGACTCTTTTCACTGGACGAGAGGTTCGCGAGAAGTTGGGACTAAGGTCCAGCCAGTTTACCTGGAAGCGTAAAGGCAATGAAATTTTCATTACCACATACGGTAATGGGCATGGAGTTGGCATGAGTCAGTGGGGGGCGAACGGGATGGCAAAAGAAGGCAGCACGGCAACTCAGATTCTCAAACACTACTATAGCGGAATATCATTTTGCCAAGTCTCAACTCTTCTGAAAAAATAA
- a CDS encoding M23 family metallopeptidase, with the protein MNEQDKNKSNHDESLKKVQGDLGAKPSSWSRLLSKRWVFPAVYTAAAAIILTMVWVYQDDAGQKPLTPDTAAVVSQDAGTNAGETGAVSSNPDALEVVASAESMAWPVDNPGDVEVVKPFYDENGTEENHVEAMVQYNDTFVPNVGVDIAREDNKTFDVKAALSGEVTRVEKDATIFGTVIEVTHPGSLKTVYQSLGDAKVKQGDVVKQGDTLATAGRNEIEKSLGNHVHFEVYEDGKVVNPTDLLPQR; encoded by the coding sequence ATGAATGAACAAGACAAAAACAAATCAAACCATGATGAATCTCTCAAAAAAGTGCAGGGAGATTTAGGCGCAAAGCCTTCTTCATGGAGCAGACTGTTATCCAAACGGTGGGTATTTCCGGCAGTCTACACGGCGGCAGCGGCAATTATACTAACCATGGTGTGGGTCTATCAGGATGATGCGGGCCAGAAGCCGTTGACTCCGGACACCGCCGCCGTCGTTTCACAAGATGCGGGAACTAACGCTGGAGAGACTGGTGCTGTGAGCAGCAATCCAGATGCTTTGGAGGTTGTTGCTTCAGCAGAAAGTATGGCTTGGCCGGTTGATAATCCCGGTGATGTAGAAGTGGTTAAGCCATTCTATGATGAGAATGGTACGGAAGAGAATCATGTTGAGGCCATGGTGCAATATAACGACACCTTCGTGCCGAATGTCGGTGTTGATATCGCTCGTGAAGACAATAAGACGTTTGACGTTAAGGCAGCGCTCAGCGGTGAGGTAACAAGGGTAGAGAAAGATGCCACAATTTTCGGAACAGTGATCGAAGTTACCCATCCAGGCAGTCTGAAGACGGTATATCAAAGTTTGGGTGATGCCAAGGTCAAGCAAGGTGATGTTGTAAAGCAGGGAGATACTCTTGCTACAGCTGGCCGTAATGAAATTGAGAAGAGCCTTGGAAATCATGTACACTTTGAGGTGTACGAGGATGGTAAGGTAGTAAATCCTACAGATTTGTTGCCGCAGCGTTAA
- the spoIIID gene encoding sporulation transcriptional regulator SpoIIID, with product MHDYIKERTIKIGRCIVETRHTVRTIAKEFGVSKSTVHKDLTERLPEINPDLADQVKHILEYHKSIRHLRGGEATKIKYKKTTGKKREVAVASKQ from the coding sequence GTGCACGATTACATCAAGGAACGTACGATCAAAATCGGACGCTGCATCGTGGAAACCAGGCACACGGTCCGGACCATAGCCAAGGAATTTGGTGTTTCAAAAAGCACGGTGCATAAAGATTTGACCGAGCGTCTGCCAGAGATCAACCCAGATCTGGCTGATCAGGTAAAGCACATTCTTGAATATCACAAATCAATCCGTCATCTTCGGGGGGGAGAAGCCACAAAAATTAAATATAAAAAAACGACAGGTAAAAAGCGCGAAGTTGCAGTAGCCTCAAAGCAGTAA
- a CDS encoding rod shape-determining protein, protein MFSKDIGIDLGTANVLIHVKGRGVVLDEPSVVTLESDTKRVLAVGEQARRMVGRTPGNIITIRPLRDGVIADFEITEMMLKYFIDRVGGRTWYARPRILICAPTNITSVEQKSIREAAERSGAKEVFLEEEPKAAAIGAGMDIYQPSGNMVVDIGGGTTDVAVLSMGDVVTASSIKVAGDKFDEAILRYIKQKYKLLIGERTAEDIKVTIGSVRPGGMQAEMDIRGRDMVSGLPQTLTISSSEVKEALWDPISAIVAAAKSVLERTPPELSADIIDRGVVLTGGGALLNGLDELLSQELRVPVWVAEDPMHCVVKGTGIMLDHLDKVIKKKF, encoded by the coding sequence ATGTTTAGCAAGGATATCGGAATCGATCTCGGCACGGCCAATGTGCTCATTCATGTTAAAGGGAGGGGAGTCGTTCTGGATGAACCCTCCGTGGTCACACTTGAAAGTGATACGAAGAGAGTCCTTGCGGTGGGAGAGCAGGCACGTCGCATGGTTGGACGCACACCTGGGAATATCATAACGATCCGTCCTCTTCGGGATGGCGTCATTGCAGATTTTGAAATCACGGAAATGATGCTGAAGTATTTCATCGACCGCGTTGGCGGCCGTACTTGGTATGCACGACCCCGTATTTTGATTTGTGCCCCTACGAATATTACATCTGTCGAACAGAAATCCATCCGGGAAGCGGCGGAACGCAGCGGAGCTAAGGAAGTCTTCTTGGAGGAAGAGCCTAAGGCCGCTGCGATCGGAGCAGGAATGGATATTTATCAGCCAAGCGGGAACATGGTCGTCGATATCGGCGGCGGAACGACGGATGTAGCCGTGTTGTCTATGGGCGACGTCGTTACCGCCTCCTCTATTAAAGTCGCAGGGGACAAGTTCGATGAGGCCATTTTAAGATATATCAAACAGAAGTATAAATTGTTAATTGGTGAACGCACCGCAGAGGATATCAAAGTTACAATCGGTTCTGTTCGCCCTGGCGGAATGCAGGCTGAAATGGACATTCGTGGTCGGGATATGGTTAGCGGACTTCCCCAGACACTTACCATTTCTTCTAGCGAGGTAAAAGAAGCGCTGTGGGACCCCATTTCTGCAATCGTGGCAGCAGCCAAATCCGTGTTGGAGCGGACTCCGCCAGAACTGTCGGCGGATATCATTGATCGTGGGGTAGTTCTGACTGGTGGTGGGGCATTGCTTAACGGGTTGGACGAGCTATTGTCTCAGGAATTGCGTGTTCCGGTTTGGGTGGCGGAAGATCCCATGCACTGTGTAGTAAAGGGAACCGGAATTATGTTGGATCATTTGGACAAGGTCATTAAGAAAAAGTTCTAA
- a CDS encoding flagellar hook-basal body protein yields the protein MIRGLYTAAAGMITQQRRHDTATQNIANLNTTGYKQVDSISHAFPDVLISAMNSNGTSKPIGRLNTGVFAEQSVSQYLQGDLIQSGKSIDFALSTDLQVADPTTGANMSFDGSGKNINAKGEVTYQPQAFFTVQDNEGNNLYTRNGSFSVSATGDVLSAGGFKVLDANGKPIVLTEPQDNLKVDGQGNLLNSATGLPSGIKLGVSVIMKPQELVRDGNGVFHADDVAAAGIRNSTATDNMQVRQGYLENSNVDATQATVDLNAAYRAYEANQKVIQFYDSSLQKAVNEVGKV from the coding sequence ATGATAAGAGGATTATATACGGCCGCTGCTGGGATGATTACGCAACAGCGTAGACATGATACAGCAACTCAAAATATTGCCAATTTAAATACAACTGGCTACAAGCAAGTTGACAGCATAAGCCATGCTTTTCCGGATGTGCTGATCTCTGCTATGAATAGCAATGGTACAAGCAAACCTATCGGACGTCTGAATACAGGCGTATTCGCTGAACAATCGGTATCTCAGTATTTGCAGGGTGATTTGATTCAGAGCGGCAAATCTATTGATTTCGCTTTATCTACCGATTTGCAAGTGGCAGATCCTACTACGGGTGCCAATATGTCTTTTGATGGTTCAGGCAAGAATATAAATGCTAAAGGCGAGGTTACCTACCAGCCGCAGGCTTTTTTTACGGTTCAAGATAATGAGGGTAACAACCTGTATACACGAAACGGCAGCTTTTCAGTGAGTGCAACCGGTGATGTACTTAGTGCAGGAGGGTTCAAGGTCCTTGATGCTAACGGTAAACCGATAGTCTTGACAGAGCCACAGGACAACCTTAAAGTGGACGGACAGGGTAACCTGCTGAATTCGGCTACAGGGCTTCCCTCAGGGATTAAGCTAGGTGTAAGTGTAATCATGAAACCACAAGAGCTGGTGCGTGACGGTAACGGAGTATTCCATGCTGATGACGTTGCCGCTGCAGGTATCCGAAATTCAACTGCCACCGATAATATGCAGGTTCGTCAAGGATATCTGGAGAATTCCAACGTAGATGCTACTCAGGCTACCGTAGATTTAAATGCTGCGTACCGTGCGTATGAAGCGAACCAGAAGGTTATACAGTTTTATGATTCTAGCTTGCAGAAGGCTGTTAATGAAGTTGGCAAAGTATAG
- a CDS encoding flagellar hook-basal body protein, which produces MNNSTIGATVSMSSLQQRLDIIADNIANVNTNGYKSKEGSFEDVLTRVQQQSADYEQPGRSTPLGFNIGYGVRVPTVSSNWDEGPLKETGKPTDLALQGNGLFGVQVNGATAYTRQGDFHFIPDTTNAKNMVLVDNTGNKVLNTEGNPLTVPVGVSAAIDESGRVLTKTNESDPVQVAGRIMIVEPLSKNALQAVDGNFYVLADGVTAQQAFIQRAAGEASAVGVRSGWLEQSNVDLSKEMTELMQIQRTYQLAARALTSSDQMAGLANNLRG; this is translated from the coding sequence ATGAACAATTCGACGATCGGTGCAACAGTCTCTATGTCCAGTCTTCAGCAACGGCTTGATATTATTGCAGACAACATAGCCAATGTGAATACGAACGGCTATAAGAGCAAAGAAGGCTCGTTTGAAGATGTGCTAACCCGTGTACAGCAACAGTCGGCTGATTATGAGCAACCAGGCCGCAGCACGCCGCTCGGCTTTAATATTGGCTATGGTGTCCGTGTACCCACGGTTTCAAGCAACTGGGATGAGGGCCCACTGAAGGAAACGGGCAAACCGACCGATTTGGCGCTGCAGGGCAACGGTTTGTTCGGAGTTCAGGTCAATGGAGCTACCGCCTATACTCGCCAAGGTGATTTTCATTTTATTCCGGATACAACCAATGCTAAGAATATGGTGCTGGTAGATAATACGGGCAATAAGGTATTGAACACTGAAGGCAATCCATTAACGGTACCTGTGGGTGTAAGTGCGGCTATCGATGAGAGTGGACGGGTATTGACGAAGACAAACGAAAGTGATCCTGTTCAGGTGGCAGGTAGAATAATGATTGTAGAGCCGCTGAGCAAGAACGCTCTGCAGGCGGTAGATGGGAATTTCTATGTGCTCGCCGACGGAGTCACGGCACAGCAGGCTTTTATACAAAGAGCTGCAGGTGAGGCTTCGGCAGTCGGAGTGCGATCAGGATGGTTAGAGCAATCTAACGTCGATTTGAGTAAGGAAATGACCGAATTGATGCAGATCCAGCGCACATACCAGCTGGCGGCACGGGCACTTACCTCCAGTGACCAAATGGCTGGTCTGGCTAATAACTTGCGCGGGTAG